A region from the Negativicoccus succinicivorans genome encodes:
- the dusB gene encoding tRNA dihydrouridine synthase DusB, whose amino-acid sequence MNATNNTPAIGGVTLRNCVALAPMAGVCDQTYRRLATAQGVGFVCTEMISAKGLLYHNEKTLRMLALAEDEHPVAVQLFGHVPDELAQAAQIVAQAGADIIDLNMGCPVAKVVKNGDGSALLRAVPQAAACIAAMADAVDVPVTAKIRLGWDDDSRNAVTVARALAAAGAAALTVHGRTREQGYSGQADWQAIAEVVAAVEIPVWGNGDVVDGPSAARLLAETNAAGVAIGRAAMGNPFVFHEVTTYLATGAVVAPPTATERLTMCRRHLHMLAEEKGEAVAVRQMRTHAIGYLRGLRNSASLRRELMQAETLARWDELLAKALSFAAL is encoded by the coding sequence ATGAACGCAACAAATAACACCCCCGCTATCGGCGGCGTGACGTTGCGCAACTGCGTGGCGCTCGCGCCGATGGCGGGCGTTTGCGATCAGACGTACCGACGACTTGCGACGGCGCAGGGCGTCGGTTTCGTTTGTACGGAAATGATCAGCGCCAAAGGACTTTTATATCATAATGAAAAAACACTGCGCATGTTGGCGCTGGCGGAAGATGAGCATCCGGTCGCGGTGCAGCTCTTCGGACACGTTCCGGACGAATTGGCGCAAGCGGCGCAAATCGTCGCGCAAGCGGGCGCGGATATCATTGACCTCAACATGGGCTGTCCCGTCGCGAAAGTCGTCAAAAACGGCGACGGTTCGGCGCTCCTGCGTGCCGTGCCGCAAGCGGCCGCCTGCATCGCCGCGATGGCGGACGCTGTGGACGTGCCGGTCACGGCGAAAATTCGTCTTGGCTGGGATGATGATTCCCGCAACGCCGTGACGGTGGCGCGCGCGCTGGCCGCCGCCGGCGCCGCCGCACTCACCGTGCACGGGCGCACGCGCGAACAGGGCTACAGCGGCCAAGCGGACTGGCAGGCGATCGCCGAAGTCGTCGCCGCCGTCGAAATTCCCGTCTGGGGAAACGGCGATGTGGTCGACGGGCCGAGCGCGGCCCGTCTGCTTGCGGAAACCAATGCGGCCGGCGTCGCTATCGGTCGCGCCGCCATGGGCAACCCGTTTGTTTTTCATGAAGTCACGACCTATCTGGCGACCGGTGCAGTCGTCGCGCCGCCGACGGCAACGGAACGCCTGACCATGTGTCGTCGGCACTTGCATATGCTCGCCGAAGAAAAAGGAGAAGCGGTCGCCGTTCGGCAAATGCGCACGCATGCGATCGGCTACTTGCGCGGCTTGCGCAACTCCGCCTCTTTACGACGGGAATTGATGCAGGCGGAAACGCTCGCGCGCTGGGATGAACTCCTGGCGAAAGCGCTTTCCTTTGCCGCGCTGTAG
- the speC gene encoding ornithine decarboxylase produces the protein MALLNVICSKAAYECFDLLSDREVLFLEDVIENFEVDLTSAAVVIVTEDETNCLQQFIDSALNIPMFVICTRRDTQIPLDLLAAGVHVMDVNEFDRDLFGRQIEQAAKDYEKEVLPPFFREMTEYVGSGNMTLATPGHHGGQFFRKHPAGRALYDWFGENMFRSDMSSSDVRMGDLLIHEGAPAEAEKHAAKVFNADTTYFVMNGTSTANKVVINALLHPGDVVLFDRNNHKSVHHGALVQVGAKPVYLETGRNPFGFIGGVDEHCFEEDYLRAEIAKVDPEKAKAKRPFRLALIQLGTYDGTIYNARQVIDRIGHLCDYILFDSAWVGYEQFIPMLRDCSPLLLELGPDDPGVLVTQSVHKQLAGFSQASQIHKKDSHIKDQPRYCNDDCFNNAFMLHASTSPFYAIFASLDVNAKIHEGKAGRKLWADTVKLGIDIRKEIIKNCHYFKPFIPETIDGKAWKDYDTDTIANDVRFFRMNPKDSWHGFEAYGENQYVIDPCKLLLYTPGINKKTWEYEDFGIPAGLLSNYLREHGMTPEKSDLNSILFLLTPAETYTKMQNLISLLVRFETCLDEDLPLSQVLPKIYKQNEARYKGYTIRQLCQEMHEFYKSRRVNILQKRLFRKEYLPEVAMSAKDANYEFVAGNWEKVTLDKIKGRVALEGALPYPPGIITIDPGERWGDTVIEYFRALEDTINLLPGFAGEIQGVHFAEIDGKTRAVAYVLKDESVIQNADSKTAAKKTKK, from the coding sequence ATGGCACTATTAAACGTCATCTGTAGCAAAGCAGCATACGAATGCTTTGACTTGCTTTCCGATCGTGAAGTTCTTTTTTTAGAAGATGTCATCGAAAATTTCGAGGTGGATTTAACTTCGGCGGCGGTCGTGATCGTCACCGAGGATGAAACGAATTGTCTGCAACAATTCATCGATTCGGCGTTGAATATTCCGATGTTCGTCATCTGTACGCGTCGGGACACTCAAATTCCGCTGGATCTCCTGGCGGCCGGCGTTCACGTTATGGACGTCAACGAATTTGATCGCGACCTGTTCGGACGTCAGATCGAACAGGCGGCCAAAGATTATGAAAAAGAAGTTTTACCCCCGTTCTTCCGTGAAATGACCGAATATGTGGGAAGCGGTAACATGACGCTGGCGACGCCGGGGCACCATGGCGGTCAGTTCTTCCGTAAACATCCGGCCGGACGTGCCCTTTACGACTGGTTCGGTGAAAATATGTTTCGCTCCGATATGAGCTCGTCCGACGTACGCATGGGCGATCTTCTGATTCACGAAGGGGCGCCGGCGGAAGCGGAAAAACACGCGGCGAAAGTATTTAACGCCGACACGACTTACTTCGTCATGAACGGCACGTCGACGGCCAATAAAGTCGTCATCAACGCGCTCTTGCATCCGGGCGATGTCGTATTGTTCGACCGTAACAACCACAAATCCGTGCACCACGGCGCGTTGGTACAGGTCGGCGCGAAACCGGTTTATTTGGAAACCGGACGCAACCCGTTCGGCTTTATCGGCGGCGTGGATGAACATTGCTTTGAAGAAGACTATCTGCGCGCGGAAATCGCCAAAGTCGATCCGGAAAAAGCCAAGGCGAAACGCCCGTTCCGTTTGGCGTTGATCCAGCTCGGCACCTATGACGGCACGATTTATAACGCGCGTCAGGTCATCGACCGCATCGGTCACCTGTGCGACTACATTCTTTTCGACTCCGCTTGGGTCGGTTATGAACAATTTATTCCGATGTTGCGCGACTGCAGCCCGCTGCTTTTGGAACTCGGACCGGATGATCCGGGCGTCCTGGTCACGCAGTCGGTACATAAACAGCTCGCCGGCTTCTCGCAGGCCTCCCAAATTCATAAAAAAGACAGTCACATTAAAGATCAGCCGCGGTACTGCAACGACGACTGCTTCAACAACGCATTTATGTTGCACGCGTCGACCTCGCCGTTCTACGCGATTTTCGCCTCGCTGGACGTCAACGCGAAGATCCACGAAGGCAAAGCGGGCCGCAAATTGTGGGCCGATACCGTTAAACTCGGCATTGATATCCGCAAAGAAATCATCAAAAACTGTCACTATTTCAAGCCGTTCATTCCGGAAACAATTGACGGCAAAGCGTGGAAAGATTACGACACCGATACCATCGCCAATGACGTCCGCTTCTTCCGCATGAACCCGAAAGACAGCTGGCACGGCTTTGAAGCGTACGGTGAAAATCAGTACGTCATTGATCCGTGCAAGTTGCTCCTCTATACGCCGGGCATCAATAAAAAAACGTGGGAATATGAAGACTTCGGTATTCCGGCGGGATTGCTTTCGAACTACCTGCGCGAACACGGCATGACACCGGAAAAGAGCGATTTGAACTCGATTCTCTTCCTGCTTACGCCGGCGGAAACCTATACGAAGATGCAGAACCTGATTTCACTCCTCGTGCGGTTTGAAACCTGTCTGGACGAAGATCTGCCGCTTTCGCAGGTATTGCCGAAGATTTATAAACAAAACGAAGCCCGTTACAAAGGCTACACCATTCGACAACTCTGCCAGGAAATGCACGAGTTCTACAAATCGCGCCGCGTCAACATTCTGCAGAAACGTTTGTTCCGCAAAGAATACCTGCCGGAAGTCGCGATGAGCGCGAAAGACGCGAACTATGAATTCGTCGCGGGCAACTGGGAAAAAGTGACCCTCGATAAGATCAAAGGCCGCGTAGCTTTGGAAGGCGCGTTGCCGTACCCGCCGGGAATCATCACGATTGATCCGGGCGAACGCTGGGGCGATACCGTCATCGAATATTTCCGTGCCTTGGAAGATACGATCAATCTGTTACCGGGATTTGCCGGTGAAATTCAGGGCGTGCACTTCGCTGAAATCGACGGTAAAACACGCGCGGTAGCGTATGTTTTGAAAGACGAAAGCGTCATTCAAAACGCGGATAGTAAAACGGCCGCGAAAAAGACAAAAAAATAA
- the tilS gene encoding tRNA lysidine(34) synthetase TilS translates to MTDFVAKVNAFVWGEALFAPGDAILIGCSGGPDSLALALYLAAAQEEFHITAGLAYVHHHLRAAADAEVKFVRALAQDLKLPFYRLDADVPRAVQTTGESVETAARALRYRSLEQLREQEEYTLLAVAHHADDQAETVLHHVLRGTGLTGLGGMRARNGHIVRPFLGVTRAEIETYLTHFPYTPCMDETNTDTTYLRNALRHEVLPHLAQYNPRIREHLVQLATTAAADDEYLDNVIVDVLTQITRREAETIVVSRGAFNDLPNALQRRVVRKLWREESGTTLSFAHTERLVAWFATGETGTEQNLYGLTAVLTATDALLSPQAAVVAETAAMTRTADDPLALGDLRVRIRALAEGETAPWVIPARVLTGPLTLRYRRAGDRIPFPFGTKKLSDYFIDSKVPRRCRDSVVLLADDRHVYAAFDYFTLHDFSGVATVNDRPERLAIDVQRRTNNASEYRQNTGD, encoded by the coding sequence GTGACGGATTTTGTCGCAAAAGTCAATGCTTTCGTGTGGGGGGAGGCGCTGTTTGCTCCGGGCGACGCCATCTTGATCGGTTGCAGCGGCGGACCGGATTCGCTGGCCCTCGCGCTCTACCTGGCGGCGGCGCAAGAAGAGTTTCACATCACCGCGGGACTCGCGTATGTGCATCACCATTTACGCGCGGCGGCGGATGCGGAAGTCAAATTCGTGCGCGCCTTGGCGCAAGACTTGAAATTGCCCTTCTACCGGTTGGACGCCGATGTGCCGCGGGCGGTGCAAACGACCGGCGAATCGGTCGAAACCGCGGCGCGGGCATTGCGTTACCGATCGCTTGAACAGTTGCGCGAGCAAGAGGAATATACCTTGCTTGCCGTGGCGCATCATGCCGATGATCAGGCGGAAACCGTGCTTCATCATGTATTGCGCGGCACGGGCCTGACGGGGCTTGGCGGCATGCGGGCGAGAAACGGCCATATCGTGCGTCCGTTTCTCGGCGTCACGCGGGCGGAAATCGAAACCTATTTGACGCATTTTCCGTACACGCCCTGTATGGATGAGACGAATACGGATACGACCTATTTGCGAAACGCATTGCGTCATGAAGTGCTGCCACATCTTGCGCAATATAATCCGCGCATTCGCGAACATTTGGTACAGCTCGCGACGACGGCCGCCGCGGATGACGAGTATTTGGATAATGTCATTGTCGATGTTCTCACTCAAATCACGCGGCGTGAAGCGGAAACTATTGTTGTTTCCCGCGGCGCGTTCAACGACTTGCCGAACGCATTGCAACGGCGCGTCGTTCGCAAGTTGTGGCGAGAAGAAAGCGGTACAACGCTTTCGTTCGCGCATACCGAACGCCTTGTCGCTTGGTTCGCGACGGGAGAAACCGGCACCGAACAGAACTTATACGGTCTGACGGCGGTGTTGACTGCGACCGATGCGCTGCTGTCGCCGCAAGCGGCGGTCGTTGCGGAAACAGCAGCGATGACGCGGACGGCGGACGATCCGCTGGCGCTCGGGGACTTGCGGGTGCGGATCCGCGCGCTTGCGGAAGGTGAAACGGCGCCATGGGTCATTCCGGCGCGCGTTTTGACCGGTCCTTTGACATTGCGTTACCGCCGCGCGGGCGATCGGATTCCGTTTCCTTTCGGCACGAAAAAATTGAGCGATTATTTTATTGATAGTAAAGTGCCGCGCCGTTGTCGTGACAGCGTCGTGCTGCTCGCCGACGACAGGCACGTATACGCGGCCTTTGATTATTTTACATTACATGATTTTTCAGGTGTTGCAACGGTCAATGACCGGCCGGAACGGCTGGCGATTGATGTGCAGAGGAGGACAAATAATGCATCCGAATATCGCCAAAATACTGGTGACTGA
- a CDS encoding type III pantothenate kinase, whose amino-acid sequence MLLVMDVGNTNIVLGVFEGHELKDSWRISTDRFRTTDEYGVLIGNLFHYNKVKMTDVKAIMVSSVVPPVNPTLERMAQRYFNVQATFVGPGTKTGMNIKYENPREVGADRIVNAVAAYERFGGPLVLIDFGTATTYCAISEKGDYLGGAIAPGVGISMEALFQRAAKLPRIELKKTESVICKNTIASMQAGVFYGYVGQVDGIVNRMKQELGDGAAVVATGGWAALIAGESQTIDYVAPMLTLEGLLLLYERNK is encoded by the coding sequence ATGCTACTTGTCATGGACGTCGGCAATACGAATATCGTACTCGGCGTATTTGAAGGCCACGAGCTCAAGGATTCGTGGCGGATTTCTACGGATCGTTTTCGGACGACCGATGAATACGGCGTATTAATCGGTAACTTATTCCATTACAACAAGGTCAAAATGACGGATGTGAAAGCGATCATGGTATCGTCCGTTGTGCCGCCGGTCAATCCGACATTGGAACGGATGGCGCAGCGCTATTTTAACGTGCAGGCGACATTTGTCGGTCCGGGCACGAAAACCGGCATGAATATTAAATATGAAAATCCGCGGGAAGTTGGCGCCGACCGTATCGTCAACGCGGTCGCGGCGTACGAACGCTTCGGCGGACCGTTGGTGCTCATCGATTTCGGTACGGCGACGACCTATTGCGCCATTTCGGAAAAAGGCGATTACTTGGGCGGCGCGATTGCTCCCGGCGTCGGCATTTCGATGGAAGCGCTGTTCCAGCGCGCCGCGAAGTTGCCGCGTATCGAACTCAAGAAAACGGAAAGTGTCATCTGCAAAAATACGATTGCCAGCATGCAGGCCGGCGTTTTCTACGGTTATGTCGGTCAGGTGGACGGCATCGTCAATCGCATGAAGCAGGAACTGGGCGATGGTGCGGCGGTCGTAGCCACCGGCGGTTGGGCGGCGTTGATCGCGGGCGAATCGCAGACGATCGACTATGTCGCGCCGATGTTGACTTTGGAAGGGCTTTTACTCTTATATGAACGCAACAAATAA
- the ftsH gene encoding ATP-dependent zinc metalloprotease FtsH, protein MNRFIKNVSLYVLLIIIAVSMFTNFVEPQEKKSDLTYSNFLTQVEQKNVEYVTLTNNSISGKLKNGTEFTTYAPDNDAQLLPILRANNVTIQAKPPEQPSWWLGMLTSLLPILLLIGVWFFIMNQTQGGGGRVMNFGKSRAKMHEEGKVHVTFADVAGEEEAKQELTEVVDFLKHPGKYNAIGAKIPKGILLFGPPGTGKTLLAKAVAGEANVPFFSISGSDFVEMFVGVGASRVRDLFVQAKKNAPCIVFIDEIDAVGRQRGSGLGGGHDEREQTLNQLLVEMDGFGANEGIITLAATNRPDILDPALLRPGRFDRQVVVSRPDLRGREAILKVHAKNKPLEGDIDLKIIAKKTPGFTGADLANLLNEAALLAARQNKKTIGMAELEEASEKVAYGPERRSHVVSERERKITAYHESGHAIIAELMPDADKVHKVTIVPRGQAGGYTMTLPQEERAYITKSQLLSEIRVLMGGRVAEEITFNDISSGASNDLERVTQILRNMIMRWGMSPRLGPITFGEHQEQIFLGKQLGSERNYGEDIATAIDEEMRKYAEEAYAETKKLLLENRDVLEAMAQALLEVETIDSKQVANLFKYKSITPPPGAPQAEDFDDGTAVEAPPLPDPTAEQPWRQPPPAPPVAPKPGPETPPSPSGDVPPKDRWHREN, encoded by the coding sequence TTGAATCGATTTATTAAAAACGTCAGCTTGTACGTTCTGCTGATTATTATTGCGGTGTCGATGTTTACGAACTTCGTGGAGCCGCAGGAAAAGAAATCGGATCTTACGTATTCGAATTTCTTGACGCAAGTCGAGCAGAAAAATGTGGAATATGTCACACTGACGAATAATTCCATTAGCGGTAAGCTTAAAAACGGCACGGAATTTACCACCTACGCGCCGGATAATGATGCGCAGTTGTTGCCGATTTTACGCGCCAACAACGTGACCATTCAGGCCAAGCCGCCGGAACAACCGTCCTGGTGGTTGGGCATGTTGACTTCGCTGTTGCCGATTTTGCTTTTGATCGGCGTCTGGTTCTTTATCATGAACCAAACGCAGGGCGGCGGCGGTCGCGTGATGAACTTCGGCAAGTCGCGCGCGAAAATGCATGAAGAAGGCAAAGTACATGTCACTTTTGCCGATGTCGCCGGCGAAGAAGAAGCCAAACAGGAATTGACGGAAGTCGTTGATTTTCTGAAACACCCGGGTAAATATAACGCGATCGGCGCGAAAATTCCGAAAGGCATTTTGCTCTTCGGCCCGCCCGGTACCGGTAAAACGCTTTTGGCGAAAGCCGTAGCCGGCGAAGCGAATGTGCCGTTTTTCAGTATCAGCGGTTCGGACTTCGTCGAAATGTTTGTCGGCGTCGGCGCGTCACGTGTCCGTGATTTGTTTGTTCAAGCGAAGAAGAACGCGCCCTGTATCGTCTTCATCGATGAAATCGACGCGGTTGGTCGCCAGCGCGGCTCCGGCCTCGGCGGCGGTCATGACGAACGCGAACAAACGCTGAACCAGCTCTTGGTCGAGATGGACGGTTTCGGCGCGAACGAAGGCATCATTACGCTCGCGGCGACGAACCGACCGGATATTTTGGATCCGGCGCTTTTGCGTCCGGGCCGTTTTGACCGTCAGGTCGTAGTCAGCCGTCCGGATTTGCGCGGACGGGAAGCGATTCTGAAAGTTCACGCGAAAAATAAACCTTTGGAAGGCGATATCGACCTTAAAATTATCGCCAAGAAAACGCCGGGCTTTACCGGCGCGGATCTGGCCAACCTCTTGAACGAAGCGGCGCTGTTGGCGGCGCGGCAAAACAAGAAAACAATCGGCATGGCGGAACTCGAAGAAGCGAGTGAAAAAGTCGCCTACGGTCCGGAACGTCGTAGCCACGTCGTGAGCGAACGGGAACGCAAAATCACGGCCTACCACGAATCGGGGCACGCGATTATCGCCGAGCTGATGCCGGACGCGGATAAGGTTCACAAAGTAACCATCGTGCCGCGCGGGCAAGCAGGCGGCTATACCATGACGCTACCGCAGGAAGAGCGCGCGTACATTACCAAATCGCAACTCTTATCTGAAATTCGCGTCTTGATGGGCGGCCGCGTGGCGGAGGAAATCACGTTCAATGATATCTCCTCCGGCGCGTCCAACGATTTGGAACGCGTCACTCAGATTTTGCGCAATATGATTATGCGTTGGGGCATGAGCCCACGCTTGGGACCGATCACGTTCGGGGAACATCAGGAACAGATTTTCCTTGGCAAGCAACTCGGCTCCGAACGCAACTACGGTGAAGATATCGCCACCGCGATTGACGAGGAAATGCGTAAATACGCGGAAGAAGCCTACGCGGAAACCAAAAAGCTGCTGCTCGAAAACAGAGACGTATTGGAAGCGATGGCGCAGGCGCTTTTAGAAGTCGAAACAATCGACTCCAAGCAGGTCGCCAACCTTTTCAAATACAAATCGATTACGCCGCCGCCGGGAGCACCGCAGGCGGAAGATTTCGATGACGGAACCGCGGTCGAAGCGCCGCCGCTTCCGGATCCGACGGCCGAACAGCCGTGGCGGCAACCGCCGCCGGCGCCGCCGGTCGCTCCGAAGCCGGGACCGGAAACCCCGCCTTCACCGAGCGGTGATGTGCCGCCGAAAGATCGTTGGCATCGCGAGAATTGA
- the hpt gene encoding hypoxanthine phosphoribosyltransferase → MHPNIAKILVTEEEIRDRVAVLGREITNDYRGKKLLLVGILKGSAVFMADLMRQIDLDVQIDFMVVSSYSNSTQSQGHIQIRKDLSTDINGRDVLVVEDMIDSGTTLYYLNEILQVRGANSVEFVTLLNKPSRREKQVDVRYIGFDVPNEFVVGYGLDFAENYRNLPFVGVLKPEYYES, encoded by the coding sequence ATGCATCCGAATATCGCCAAAATACTGGTGACTGAAGAAGAAATTCGCGACCGTGTCGCCGTATTGGGACGGGAGATTACCAACGACTACCGCGGCAAAAAATTGCTTTTAGTCGGCATTTTGAAAGGTTCCGCGGTATTTATGGCCGATTTGATGCGCCAAATCGATTTGGACGTGCAAATCGATTTTATGGTGGTTTCGAGTTACAGCAACAGCACGCAGTCGCAGGGGCATATTCAGATCCGTAAAGACTTGAGCACGGATATTAACGGCCGCGACGTGCTGGTGGTGGAGGATATGATCGACTCGGGCACGACGTTGTACTATCTGAATGAGATTTTGCAAGTGCGCGGCGCCAACTCCGTCGAATTCGTTACTCTTTTGAACAAGCCGTCGCGCCGTGAAAAACAGGTCGACGTACGGTACATCGGTTTTGACGTGCCGAATGAATTCGTCGTCGGCTACGGCTTGGATTTCGCGGAAAATTATCGCAACCTTCCGTTCGTGGGTGTTCTCAAACCGGAGTACTACGAATCATAA
- a CDS encoding biotin--[acetyl-CoA-carboxylase] ligase — MRNKILDYFRNAHGEYVSGQRISDDLKVSRTAIWKHIKVLKERGYVFESSTRKGYRLLHAPNLLTELEINSVLSTESFGRHIIYRETAPSTNAIAKEEARRGAPEGTIVVAEEQTGGRGRLQRAWFSPYAKGIWFSLILRPHFSPLEASKCTLLAAVALVRAFHQAGLTEAGIKWPNDLLVKRRKIVGILTEMDATMEEINYIVMGMGINTDVARVDLPEDLRDKATSFLLEGVRIPRKELLNLILMELETLYAEVETNGFANILDEWRKYSVTLGRDINVITPGYTYSGKAIDIDSDGCLLVETDHGVERVLAGEVSIRYKDEAAQ; from the coding sequence ATGCGCAATAAGATTTTGGATTACTTTCGAAACGCTCACGGCGAGTACGTTTCGGGGCAACGAATTTCCGATGATCTGAAAGTTTCACGAACCGCCATTTGGAAACATATCAAGGTCCTTAAAGAACGCGGTTACGTGTTCGAGTCGAGCACGCGCAAAGGGTACCGGCTGTTGCATGCGCCCAACCTTCTGACGGAACTTGAAATCAACAGCGTTCTTTCCACCGAATCGTTCGGCCGCCATATTATTTATCGCGAGACCGCGCCCTCCACGAACGCTATCGCCAAGGAAGAAGCGCGGCGCGGCGCGCCGGAAGGAACGATTGTGGTCGCCGAAGAGCAGACCGGCGGTCGTGGTCGTCTGCAGCGCGCGTGGTTTTCCCCCTATGCCAAAGGGATTTGGTTCTCGCTGATTTTGCGGCCGCATTTTTCGCCGCTCGAAGCGTCGAAGTGCACGTTGCTGGCCGCCGTCGCGCTGGTGCGCGCGTTCCATCAGGCGGGTCTTACCGAAGCGGGTATCAAATGGCCGAATGATTTGCTGGTGAAACGTCGCAAAATCGTCGGCATCCTGACGGAAATGGACGCGACGATGGAAGAGATCAATTACATCGTCATGGGGATGGGCATCAATACCGATGTCGCCCGTGTCGATTTACCGGAAGACCTGCGGGATAAAGCGACTTCGTTTTTGCTGGAAGGCGTACGTATTCCGCGTAAAGAATTGCTTAATTTGATTTTGATGGAGCTTGAAACCCTGTATGCGGAAGTGGAAACGAACGGCTTCGCTAATATTCTTGACGAATGGCGCAAATATTCGGTGACGCTCGGTCGGGATATCAATGTCATCACACCGGGTTACACCTACAGCGGTAAAGCGATCGATATCGATTCCGACGGCTGCCTCTTGGTGGAAACGGATCACGGCGTTGAACGCGTACTGGCGGGCGAAGTTTCGATTCGCTACAAAGATGAAGCGGCACAGTAA
- the greA gene encoding transcription elongation factor GreA, with the protein MTQATEVSAAFLEEMKEELAQLKSKTRLEVAERLKEAIALGDLSENSEYEDAKNQQAFVEGRIAELEERIRNAVIIANPKGKKVSLGSVVTIKDQNGETLEYTIVGSAEADPFEDKISNESPVGKALIGKKAKDKVTVQAPEQVLEYEIVKVVNTAGKKKA; encoded by the coding sequence ATGACGCAGGCAACGGAAGTCAGCGCTGCTTTCTTGGAAGAAATGAAAGAGGAGCTCGCTCAATTAAAATCAAAAACCCGTTTGGAAGTGGCGGAACGACTGAAGGAAGCCATCGCTCTCGGGGATTTAAGTGAAAACTCGGAATATGAAGACGCCAAAAATCAGCAGGCGTTTGTCGAAGGTCGGATCGCCGAACTGGAAGAACGCATCCGCAACGCGGTGATTATCGCCAACCCGAAAGGCAAGAAAGTATCGCTCGGCTCGGTCGTCACGATCAAAGACCAAAACGGAGAAACGCTGGAATACACGATCGTAGGCTCCGCGGAAGCGGATCCGTTTGAAGATAAAATTTCCAACGAATCCCCCGTCGGCAAAGCGCTGATCGGTAAGAAAGCCAAAGATAAAGTAACGGTGCAGGCGCCGGAGCAGGTACTCGAATACGAGATCGTTAAAGTCGTGAATACCGCCGGCAAAAAGAAAGCGTAA
- a CDS encoding Ppx/GppA phosphatase family protein yields the protein MKQAVLDIGTNSVRLLVAETVEDQTTTLRKDIRATRLGDGLAAGSPLNEAAKNRTLAGIRELVDEAREAGAERWTVVGTNALREASDGEVFARQVAQLIGAPVRIISGVDEARYGYLGAVKTNSLVTAVVDIGGGSTEIGVGFGGDLGAAVSMPLGAVRGTRDFDMMTPRGIAELKKHCFAVLKEETTEVQGVKSWIGVGGTMTSIVSMLLELEPYDAEKVQGYVLAYEDLHALRERLTGMSYEERTKLPGLARERADIIVAGAVIAESLLEYFALPEITVSDRDLLEGIYREAYLL from the coding sequence ATGAAACAGGCGGTACTGGATATCGGCACGAATTCGGTACGTTTACTGGTCGCGGAAACAGTGGAAGATCAGACGACCACATTGCGGAAAGATATTCGGGCGACGCGGCTCGGCGACGGCTTGGCGGCGGGCAGCCCTCTCAATGAGGCGGCGAAAAATCGCACCTTGGCAGGTATTCGGGAACTCGTTGACGAAGCGCGCGAAGCGGGCGCCGAACGATGGACGGTTGTCGGTACGAATGCGCTGCGTGAGGCGAGCGACGGCGAAGTGTTTGCGCGGCAAGTGGCTCAGCTCATCGGGGCGCCGGTACGTATTATCAGCGGCGTCGACGAAGCGCGTTACGGCTATCTCGGCGCGGTCAAGACAAACAGTCTGGTGACGGCGGTCGTCGATATCGGCGGCGGCAGCACGGAAATCGGCGTCGGTTTCGGCGGTGATCTCGGCGCGGCGGTGAGCATGCCCCTGGGAGCGGTGCGCGGTACACGCGATTTTGACATGATGACGCCGCGCGGTATCGCCGAATTGAAAAAACATTGCTTTGCTGTATTGAAAGAAGAAACAACCGAAGTGCAAGGCGTGAAAAGCTGGATCGGCGTCGGCGGCACGATGACGAGTATTGTCTCGATGCTGTTGGAACTCGAACCGTATGACGCCGAAAAAGTGCAGGGCTACGTGCTCGCGTATGAGGATCTGCACGCGCTGCGTGAGCGTCTGACGGGCATGTCGTATGAAGAGCGCACGAAGCTGCCCGGGTTGGCGCGCGAGCGGGCGGATATTATCGTAGCGGGCGCGGTCATCGCGGAAAGTTTACTGGAATATTTTGCGCTGCCGGAAATTACCGTAAGCGATCGGGATTTACTCGAAGGAATCTATCGGGAGGCTTATCTCTTGTGA